From Streptomyces sp. NBC_01754, a single genomic window includes:
- a CDS encoding 3-isopropylmalate dehydrogenase: MSRSIDLAVIPGDGIGQEVVTQGLKVLGAVLPSDVKLETKEYDLGAQRWHRTGETLPDAELEALKKHDAILLGAIGDPSVPSGVLERGLLLKLRFAFDHFVNLRPSKLFPNTATPLAGRPEIDFVVVREGTEGPYTGNGGSLRTGTEHEVATEVSVNTAHGVERVVRDAFARAAARPRKKLTLVHKNNVLVYAGHLWKNIFDAVAAEYPEVTTDYLHVDAATIFFVTQPERFDVIVTDNLFGDILTDLAAAVTGGIGLAASGNINPTGAFPSMFEPVHGTAPDIAGQGKADPTATILSVALLLRHLGYEPEAVRIEEAVSADLAEREGKAARSTDEIGDALAVRVAG; encoded by the coding sequence ATGTCTCGCAGCATCGATCTCGCAGTGATCCCCGGCGACGGTATCGGCCAGGAGGTCGTCACCCAGGGCCTCAAGGTCCTGGGCGCCGTCCTCCCGTCGGACGTGAAGCTGGAGACCAAGGAGTACGACCTCGGCGCCCAGCGCTGGCACCGCACCGGCGAAACCCTCCCGGACGCGGAGCTGGAGGCGCTCAAGAAGCACGACGCGATCCTCCTCGGCGCCATCGGCGACCCGTCCGTGCCGTCGGGGGTCCTGGAGCGCGGCCTGCTCCTGAAGCTGCGGTTCGCCTTCGACCACTTCGTGAACCTGCGGCCCTCCAAGCTGTTCCCGAACACCGCGACGCCGCTGGCCGGCCGCCCCGAGATCGACTTCGTCGTCGTCCGCGAGGGCACCGAGGGCCCCTACACGGGCAACGGCGGCTCCCTGCGTACGGGCACCGAGCACGAGGTCGCCACCGAGGTCAGCGTCAACACCGCCCACGGTGTCGAGCGGGTCGTCCGGGACGCCTTCGCGCGTGCCGCAGCCCGCCCGCGCAAGAAGCTGACGCTGGTCCACAAGAACAACGTCCTCGTGTACGCCGGCCACCTGTGGAAGAACATCTTCGACGCGGTCGCGGCCGAGTACCCCGAGGTCACCACCGACTACCTGCACGTCGACGCGGCGACGATCTTCTTCGTCACCCAGCCGGAGCGCTTCGACGTCATCGTCACCGACAACCTCTTCGGTGACATCCTCACCGACCTCGCCGCCGCCGTGACCGGCGGTATCGGCCTGGCCGCCTCCGGCAACATCAACCCGACGGGCGCGTTCCCGTCGATGTTCGAGCCGGTCCACGGCACGGCCCCCGACATCGCGGGCCAGGGCAAGGCCGACCCGACCGCCACGATCCTCTCCGTCGCCCTCCTGCTGCGCCACCTCGGTTACGAGCCCGAGGCCGTGCGCATCGAGGAGGCCGTCTCCGCCGACCTCGCGGAGCGCGAGGGCAAGGCCGCGCGCAGCACCGACGAGATCGGCGACGCGCTCGCGGTACGCGTAGCGGGCTGA
- a CDS encoding branched-chain amino acid aminotransferase: MTTPTIELKPSSHPLSDAEREAILANPGFGRHFTDHMVTISWTEGRGWHDAQLVPYGPLSLDPANMTLHYAQEIFEGLKAYRRPDGTVATFRPEANAARFQRSAARLAMPELPVETFIAACDALVRQDEAWVPAHGGEESLYLRPFMIASEVGLGVRPANQYLFLVIASPAGAYFPGGVKPVSIWLSQDRVRAVPGGMGDAKTGGNYAASLLAQAEAAQQGCDQVAYLDAVEHTWVEELGGMNLYFVYEREDGGKRIVTPSLTGSLLAGVTRDSLLTVARDLGHTAEESRVSIAQWRDDTANGTLTEVFACGTAAVITPVGTVKSADGEWTQGDGTPGEVTLQLRERLLDIQRGVAEDTHGWMHPLG, from the coding sequence ATGACGACGCCCACGATCGAGCTCAAGCCCTCCTCTCATCCGCTGTCCGACGCGGAGCGCGAGGCGATCCTGGCCAACCCGGGATTCGGCCGCCACTTCACCGATCACATGGTGACCATCAGCTGGACGGAGGGCCGTGGCTGGCACGACGCCCAGCTCGTCCCCTACGGACCGCTGTCGCTCGACCCGGCCAACATGACCCTGCACTACGCGCAGGAGATCTTCGAGGGCCTCAAGGCCTACCGCCGGCCCGACGGCACCGTGGCCACCTTCCGCCCCGAGGCCAACGCCGCCCGCTTCCAGCGGTCCGCCGCCCGGCTCGCGATGCCCGAGCTACCCGTGGAGACGTTCATCGCGGCCTGCGACGCCCTCGTCCGGCAGGACGAGGCGTGGGTTCCGGCCCACGGCGGCGAGGAGTCCCTCTACCTGCGCCCCTTCATGATCGCCTCCGAGGTCGGACTGGGCGTGAGGCCCGCCAACCAGTACCTCTTCCTCGTGATCGCCTCCCCGGCCGGCGCCTACTTCCCCGGCGGGGTGAAGCCCGTCTCGATCTGGCTCTCCCAGGACCGGGTCCGCGCGGTCCCCGGCGGCATGGGCGACGCCAAGACCGGCGGCAACTACGCCGCCTCCCTCCTCGCCCAGGCCGAGGCGGCCCAGCAGGGCTGCGACCAGGTCGCCTACCTCGACGCCGTCGAGCACACGTGGGTCGAGGAGCTCGGCGGGATGAACCTCTACTTCGTCTACGAGCGGGAGGACGGCGGCAAGCGGATCGTCACCCCCTCCCTCACCGGCTCCCTGCTCGCGGGCGTCACCCGCGACTCGCTGCTCACCGTCGCACGGGACCTCGGCCACACCGCCGAGGAGAGCCGCGTCTCCATCGCCCAGTGGCGGGACGACACCGCGAACGGCACCCTCACCGAGGTCTTCGCCTGCGGCACCGCCGCCGTCATCACCCCCGTCGGCACCGTGAAGTCGGCGGACGGGGAGTGGACCCAGGGCGACGGCACCCCCGGCGAGGTCACCCTCCAGCTGCGCGAGCGCCTGCTGGACATCCAGCGCGGCGTCGCCGAGGACACCCACGGCTGGATGCACCCCCTCGGCTAG
- the cimA gene encoding citramalate synthase, which translates to MTTKATAPDDSFHVFDTTLRDGAQREGINLTVADKLTIARHLDAFGVGFIEGGWPGANPRDTEFFARAQQEIAFEHAQLVAFGATRRAGGKAAEDPQVQALLDSGAPIVTLVAKSHDRHVELALRTTLEENLEMVRDTVSHLCAQGRRVFVDCEHFFDGYRADPEYAKSVVRTASEAGAEVVILCDTNGGMLPAQVQAVVSTVLADTGARLGIHAQDDTGCAVANTLAAVDAGATHVQCTANGYGERVGNANLFPVVAALELKYGKTVLPEGALAEMTRISHAIAEVVNLTPSTHQPYVGVSAFAHKAGLHASAIKVDPDLYQHIDPERVGNTMRMLVSDMAGRASIELKGKELGIDLGSDRALVGRVVERVKERELKGYTYEAADASFELLLRAEVDGRPRRYFRVESWRAIVEDRPDGTHANEATVKLWAKGERIVATAEGNGPVNALDRALRVGLERIYPQLAKLELIDYKVRILEGRTGTDSTTRVLVTTGDGAGDWATVGVAENVIAASWQALEDAYTYGLLRAGVEPTD; encoded by the coding sequence ATGACCACCAAGGCCACGGCCCCCGACGACAGTTTCCATGTCTTCGACACCACCCTGCGCGACGGTGCGCAGCGTGAAGGCATCAACCTGACGGTCGCGGACAAGCTGACCATCGCCCGGCACCTGGATGCCTTCGGCGTCGGTTTCATCGAGGGCGGCTGGCCCGGCGCCAACCCCCGCGACACCGAGTTCTTCGCCCGCGCCCAGCAGGAGATCGCGTTCGAGCACGCCCAGCTCGTCGCGTTCGGTGCCACCCGCCGCGCCGGCGGAAAGGCCGCCGAGGACCCGCAGGTGCAGGCGCTCCTGGACTCCGGCGCCCCGATCGTCACACTGGTCGCCAAATCCCACGACCGCCACGTCGAGCTGGCCCTGCGCACCACTCTCGAGGAGAACCTCGAAATGGTCCGCGACACGGTCTCCCACCTGTGCGCCCAGGGACGCCGCGTCTTCGTCGACTGCGAGCACTTCTTCGACGGCTACCGCGCTGATCCGGAGTACGCCAAGTCCGTCGTGCGTACGGCGTCCGAGGCCGGTGCCGAAGTCGTCATCCTGTGCGACACCAACGGCGGGATGCTGCCCGCACAGGTCCAGGCCGTCGTCTCCACGGTCCTCGCCGACACCGGGGCGCGGCTGGGCATCCACGCCCAGGACGACACCGGCTGCGCGGTGGCCAACACCCTGGCCGCCGTGGACGCGGGCGCCACCCACGTCCAGTGCACGGCCAACGGATACGGCGAACGCGTCGGCAATGCCAACCTCTTCCCCGTCGTCGCCGCGCTGGAACTCAAGTACGGCAAGACCGTCCTGCCCGAGGGCGCGCTCGCCGAGATGACGCGGATCTCCCACGCCATCGCCGAGGTCGTGAACCTCACGCCCTCCACCCACCAGCCCTACGTCGGGGTCTCCGCCTTCGCCCACAAGGCGGGGCTGCACGCCTCCGCGATCAAGGTCGACCCGGACCTGTACCAGCACATCGACCCCGAACGCGTCGGCAACACCATGCGGATGCTGGTCTCCGACATGGCGGGCCGGGCCTCGATCGAGCTCAAGGGCAAGGAGCTCGGGATCGACCTGGGCAGCGACCGCGCGCTGGTCGGACGCGTCGTCGAGCGGGTCAAGGAGCGCGAACTCAAGGGCTACACCTACGAGGCGGCCGACGCCTCCTTCGAGCTGCTGCTGCGCGCCGAGGTGGACGGCAGGCCCCGCCGCTACTTCCGCGTCGAGTCCTGGCGGGCCATCGTCGAGGACCGCCCCGACGGCACCCACGCCAACGAGGCGACCGTGAAGCTCTGGGCCAAGGGCGAGCGGATCGTCGCCACCGCCGAGGGCAACGGCCCGGTCAACGCCCTGGACCGGGCGCTCCGCGTCGGCCTGGAGCGGATCTACCCGCAGCTGGCCAAGCTGGAGCTGATCGACTACAAGGTCCGCATCCTGGAGGGCCGCACGGGCACCGACTCCACCACCCGGGTGCTGGTCACCACGGGCGACGGGGCCGGTGACTGGGCGACGGTCGGCGTGGCGGAGAACGTCATCGCCGCGTCCTGGCAGGCCCTGGAGGACGCCTACACCTACGGCCTGCTGCGGGCGGGTGTCGAGCCGACCGACTAG
- a CDS encoding MFS transporter, which yields MAPLPPDKPLRRHRAALRLCFAIPGLSLATWVTRTPDVRDRLGASTAEMGLVLFGMSIGSMLGILVAGVLVARFSTRPVIVAGMGLVLAGVGTMALGTTVSSAPSVAFGLLLLGAGVGLSEVASNVDGSVLERELARPVLPALHGCYSLGTVVGAGLGVAGTAAGFPVPWHLVVVLLLGVGLFAFAVPGLRPGIGRPRATDNGSAGAAPPAPDDTGGVRERRLYLDPRLLLIGGVVLGMTLAEGAATDWLPLLMVDGHDMPAGLGSLVYTGFAVAMAAGRFAGGPVVARIGRPAVLGGGALLTALGIALVSFVDSPAAAGCAVLLWGLGTSLGFPLALSAAGESGPDTTGRVALTSRIGYVALLAGPPALGFLGEHHGLRAAMVPVLLLMLVAAALSPATASRPRHTGAPDGRPAEGRHVLPAPRRDGAGRTGSTHGRG from the coding sequence ATGGCCCCCCTGCCCCCGGACAAGCCGCTCCGCCGTCACCGCGCGGCCCTACGGCTGTGCTTCGCGATACCCGGTCTGTCGCTCGCCACCTGGGTGACCCGGACCCCCGACGTCCGGGACCGGCTCGGCGCCTCCACCGCCGAGATGGGCCTGGTGCTCTTCGGCATGTCGATCGGCTCGATGCTCGGTATCCTGGTGGCCGGGGTCCTGGTGGCACGGTTCTCGACACGCCCCGTCATCGTCGCCGGAATGGGTCTGGTGCTCGCCGGCGTGGGAACGATGGCCCTGGGCACGACGGTGTCCTCGGCGCCGTCGGTGGCCTTCGGCCTGCTCCTCCTCGGCGCCGGTGTGGGCCTCTCGGAGGTCGCCAGCAACGTCGACGGTTCCGTCCTGGAGCGGGAACTCGCGAGGCCCGTCCTGCCGGCCCTGCACGGCTGCTACAGCCTGGGCACCGTGGTCGGGGCGGGCCTCGGGGTGGCCGGCACCGCGGCCGGCTTCCCGGTGCCCTGGCACCTGGTGGTCGTGCTGCTCCTCGGGGTCGGTCTGTTCGCCTTCGCGGTGCCCGGACTGCGCCCCGGTATCGGTCGCCCGCGGGCCACGGACAACGGGTCCGCCGGGGCGGCCCCACCCGCCCCCGACGACACCGGAGGAGTCCGGGAACGCCGCCTGTACCTCGACCCGCGGCTGCTCCTGATCGGCGGCGTGGTGCTCGGCATGACCCTGGCAGAGGGCGCCGCCACCGACTGGCTGCCGCTGCTCATGGTCGACGGCCACGACATGCCGGCCGGCCTCGGGTCGTTGGTCTACACCGGCTTCGCCGTCGCCATGGCGGCCGGACGCTTCGCCGGTGGACCCGTGGTCGCCCGGATCGGCCGGCCCGCGGTGCTCGGCGGCGGAGCGCTGCTGACCGCCCTCGGCATCGCCCTGGTGTCCTTCGTCGACTCCCCGGCAGCGGCGGGCTGCGCCGTGCTGCTCTGGGGGCTCGGCACCTCCCTCGGCTTCCCGCTGGCCCTCTCCGCGGCGGGCGAGTCCGGCCCGGACACCACCGGCCGCGTCGCCCTGACCTCCCGGATCGGCTACGTCGCGCTGCTGGCGGGACCGCCGGCGCTCGGCTTCCTCGGCGAGCACCACGGGCTGCGCGCCGCGATGGTCCCGGTCCTGCTGCTCATGCTCGTCGCCGCCGCGCTCTCGCCCGCCACCGCCTCACGGCCCCGGCACACCGGGGCGCCGGACGGCCGCCCGGCGGAGGGCCGGCACGTCCTGCCGGCGCCCCGCCGGGACGGCGCCGGCAGGACGGGGTCCACTCACGGCCGGGGGTAG
- a CDS encoding LacI family DNA-binding transcriptional regulator: MRVTIADVAREAGVSKTTVSRVINLKGEVDGSTAARVREVIAQLGYVPSSGAVGLARGSSRTVGMLVPSLTWPWMGEVLQGVVDTVEAADYGLLLFTCNRGAESVERFTSQVTARAFDGLVVVEPENTLDRLTALHRSGLPIVLIDDRGRHPEFTSVVTTNHEGGASAARHLRAAGRTRPVVVTGPGHFGCVRERLEGFRSVLPTDLVVSGDFTEGAGRLAVERLLSQGVEFDAVFAQNDITAAGVLRALRAAGRRVPEDIAVVGFDDIPMAEHTEPPLTTVHQPTRQMGEAAARLLLDRLGGAAPPGQPLVLPTELVVRRSAP, from the coding sequence ATGCGTGTCACCATCGCCGATGTCGCCCGTGAGGCCGGCGTCAGCAAGACGACCGTGTCACGCGTCATCAACCTCAAGGGCGAGGTGGACGGTTCGACGGCCGCCCGCGTTCGTGAAGTGATCGCACAGCTCGGTTACGTACCCAGTTCGGGCGCCGTCGGACTGGCCCGCGGCAGCAGCCGCACGGTCGGGATGCTGGTGCCCTCGCTCACCTGGCCGTGGATGGGTGAGGTGCTCCAGGGCGTCGTCGACACCGTCGAGGCCGCCGACTACGGGCTGTTGCTGTTCACCTGCAACCGGGGCGCCGAGTCGGTGGAACGCTTCACCAGCCAGGTCACGGCGCGGGCCTTCGACGGACTCGTCGTCGTCGAACCGGAGAACACCCTCGACCGTCTCACCGCACTGCACCGTTCCGGCCTGCCGATCGTGCTCATCGACGACCGCGGCCGCCACCCCGAATTCACCTCCGTCGTGACCACCAACCACGAAGGGGGCGCGTCGGCCGCCCGTCATCTACGGGCCGCCGGACGCACCAGGCCCGTGGTCGTCACGGGTCCCGGGCACTTCGGCTGCGTACGCGAGCGGCTCGAGGGATTCCGTTCCGTCCTGCCCACCGACCTGGTCGTGAGCGGAGACTTCACCGAAGGCGCGGGCCGCCTCGCCGTGGAGCGCCTGTTGTCCCAAGGAGTGGAGTTCGACGCGGTCTTCGCCCAGAACGACATCACCGCGGCAGGTGTCCTGCGGGCTCTGCGAGCCGCCGGCCGCCGGGTGCCCGAGGACATCGCCGTGGTCGGCTTCGACGACATCCCGATGGCCGAACACACCGAACCGCCGCTGACCACCGTGCACCAGCCCACGCGTCAGATGGGCGAGGCGGCGGCCCGTCTGCTGCTCGACCGCCTCGGCGGCGCCGCCCCACCCGGGCAGCCCCTCGTCCTGCCCACCGAACTGGTCGTGCGCCGCTCGGCGCCGTAG
- a CDS encoding ABC transporter substrate-binding protein, translating into MSVRRRHTLRALSVATAVVALAAGCSSANSGANKGGGAGASGVLTLGKPDGPQTNNSNPFLATSASATLGYRFMIYEPLAMTNQIRPSDEADPWLATDWAWESNFTKVTFTLDDRAKWADGKPLTAADVAFTFELLKKHPALNGNGIPYDGITVEGEKVVLTFKESQFVNQNKIITTFVVPKHIWEKVENPETWPNRTPVGSGPYKLKTFTPQTTTLTATPTYWKGETKVKELRYTAYNDNSAATTALANGKVEWSFVFMPDYKQLFVAKDPKNHKLWFPSGLGIHGLWFNTARKPFDNPALRKAMAMVVDRNAIHVQAEATLYPEITNPTGIPLPAGESFIAPEYKDATTKPDVAGAKKLLADAGFTLSDGVLKDPGGKPVKLTFTDPAGWNDYITGLSIIKDNIKQLGIEAKVKTQTAEAWGNDVASGNFDATLHWTNSGATPYDMYQNIMDGAILQPIGKSAQLGNFGRFKSPEATAALKDYANASDDATRTKAMNVLQKIMVEQAPVIPTAAAPIGAEYSTKNWVGWPTEEDPYAAPQHTQPDALEVVLNLKPAK; encoded by the coding sequence ATGTCCGTACGCCGTCGTCACACCCTGAGAGCGCTCTCAGTCGCCACCGCGGTGGTCGCCCTCGCCGCCGGTTGCTCGTCCGCCAACTCCGGTGCCAACAAGGGGGGCGGCGCCGGTGCCTCCGGCGTACTGACCCTCGGTAAGCCGGACGGGCCGCAGACGAACAACAGCAACCCCTTCCTCGCGACCTCGGCGAGCGCCACCCTCGGCTACCGCTTCATGATCTACGAGCCGCTGGCGATGACCAACCAGATCCGCCCCAGCGACGAGGCGGACCCGTGGCTGGCGACCGACTGGGCCTGGGAGTCCAATTTCACCAAGGTCACCTTCACCCTCGACGACCGGGCCAAGTGGGCCGACGGCAAGCCGCTGACCGCCGCCGACGTCGCCTTCACCTTCGAACTGCTCAAGAAGCACCCGGCGCTCAACGGCAACGGCATCCCCTACGACGGGATCACCGTGGAGGGCGAGAAGGTCGTCCTGACCTTCAAGGAGTCCCAGTTCGTCAACCAGAACAAGATCATCACCACCTTCGTCGTGCCCAAGCACATCTGGGAGAAGGTCGAGAACCCGGAGACCTGGCCGAACCGCACCCCGGTCGGTTCCGGCCCGTACAAGCTGAAGACCTTCACCCCGCAGACGACCACCCTGACCGCCACGCCCACCTACTGGAAGGGCGAGACCAAGGTCAAGGAGCTGCGGTACACCGCGTACAACGACAACAGCGCGGCGACCACGGCCCTGGCCAACGGCAAGGTCGAGTGGTCCTTCGTCTTCATGCCCGACTACAAGCAGCTGTTCGTCGCCAAGGACCCCAAGAACCACAAGCTCTGGTTCCCCTCCGGCCTCGGCATCCACGGCCTGTGGTTCAACACTGCCCGCAAGCCCTTCGACAACCCGGCCCTGCGCAAGGCGATGGCCATGGTCGTGGACCGCAACGCCATCCACGTCCAGGCCGAGGCGACCCTCTACCCCGAGATCACCAACCCGACCGGCATCCCGCTGCCCGCCGGTGAGTCCTTCATCGCCCCGGAGTACAAGGACGCCACCACCAAGCCCGACGTGGCCGGTGCCAAGAAGCTCCTCGCGGACGCCGGGTTCACCCTCAGCGACGGTGTCCTGAAGGACCCGGGCGGCAAGCCGGTGAAGCTGACCTTCACCGACCCGGCCGGCTGGAACGACTACATCACCGGGCTGTCCATCATCAAGGACAACATCAAGCAGCTCGGCATCGAGGCCAAGGTCAAGACGCAGACCGCCGAGGCCTGGGGCAACGACGTCGCCAGCGGCAACTTCGACGCCACCCTGCACTGGACCAACAGCGGCGCCACCCCGTACGACATGTACCAGAACATCATGGACGGGGCGATCCTCCAGCCCATCGGCAAGAGCGCCCAGCTCGGCAACTTCGGCCGCTTCAAGAGCCCCGAGGCGACCGCCGCGCTCAAGGACTACGCCAACGCCTCGGACGACGCCACCCGCACCAAGGCCATGAACGTCCTCCAGAAGATCATGGTCGAGCAGGCCCCGGTCATCCCGACGGCCGCAGCCCCCATCGGCGCCGAGTACTCCACGAAGAACTGGGTGGGCTGGCCGACCGAGGAAGACCCCTACGCAGCCCCGCAGCACACCCAGCCGGACGCGCTGGAAGTCGTGCTGAACCTCAAGCCCGCCAAGTAA
- a CDS encoding ABC transporter ATP-binding protein, with product MTTEQKPDARPDTDVVLEARAVTKHFPVRRTGQDLLARRHRTVHAVDDVSLELRRGTVTALVGESGSGKSTVARLLAQLYPLTAGEIRLGGTAVKAGRGRSFRTYVKQVQLIFQDPFASLNPVHTVRYHLTRALKIHGRAGSGDAELEKNLAALLERVQLTPPHQYLEKFPHELSGGQRQRVAIARALGADPQVLLADEPVSMLDVSIRLGVLNLLRDLKERLRLAILYITHDIASARYFADTTLVMYAGRIVEGGDSESVTQHPAHPYTQLLIASAPDPDRVADEKAQEESGSGEPPSLIAPPDGCRFHPRCPKAMERCRTELPPRFELAGGQWAACWLYDGTGDGVTGGTDTDSAGGATGGTAEDAPQGTDGGSPAGDATAKEASK from the coding sequence ATGACCACCGAACAGAAGCCGGACGCGCGCCCCGACACCGACGTGGTGCTCGAAGCGCGCGCCGTCACCAAGCACTTCCCCGTGCGGCGCACCGGGCAGGACCTGCTCGCCCGGCGCCACCGCACCGTCCACGCCGTCGACGACGTCTCGCTGGAACTGCGGCGCGGCACCGTCACGGCCCTGGTGGGGGAGTCCGGCTCGGGCAAGTCCACCGTCGCACGGCTGCTGGCCCAGCTCTACCCGCTCACCGCGGGCGAGATCCGGCTGGGCGGCACGGCGGTGAAGGCCGGACGTGGCCGGTCCTTCCGTACCTACGTCAAGCAGGTCCAGCTGATCTTCCAGGACCCGTTCGCCTCGCTCAACCCGGTGCACACCGTGCGCTACCACCTGACCCGCGCCCTGAAGATCCACGGCCGGGCGGGGAGCGGGGACGCGGAACTGGAGAAGAACCTGGCGGCCCTGCTGGAACGCGTCCAGCTGACCCCTCCTCATCAGTATCTGGAGAAGTTCCCGCACGAGCTGTCCGGCGGGCAGCGCCAGCGCGTCGCGATCGCGCGCGCGCTCGGCGCCGACCCGCAGGTCCTGCTGGCCGACGAACCGGTCTCGATGCTCGACGTGTCGATCCGCCTGGGCGTGCTGAACCTGCTGCGCGACCTCAAGGAACGGCTGCGGCTCGCGATCCTCTACATCACCCACGACATCGCCTCCGCCCGCTACTTCGCCGACACCACGCTGGTGATGTACGCCGGCCGGATCGTCGAGGGAGGTGACAGCGAGAGCGTCACCCAGCACCCCGCGCACCCCTACACCCAGCTCCTGATCGCCTCCGCCCCGGACCCGGACCGGGTCGCGGACGAGAAGGCCCAGGAGGAGAGCGGGAGCGGTGAACCGCCGTCCCTGATAGCCCCGCCGGACGGGTGCCGCTTCCACCCCCGCTGCCCCAAGGCCATGGAGCGCTGCCGTACCGAACTGCCGCCGCGCTTCGAGCTGGCCGGCGGCCAGTGGGCGGCCTGCTGGCTGTACGACGGCACCGGCGACGGCGTCACCGGTGGCACGGACACCGACTCCGCCGGAGGCGCCACCGGGGGAACGGCGGAAGACGCCCCCCAGGGCACCGACGGCGGTTCCCCGGCGGGGGACGCGACCGCGAAGGAGGCGTCGAAGTGA
- a CDS encoding ABC transporter permease, producing the protein MKYILQRVAFYAVTAWAAITINFLIPRLMPGDPVEALMSRYQGQLDTSAIASLKALFGLDENQSLWSQYTDYWSHLLDGDLGLSFTFFPTPVGEVISQALPWTLALVGITTLISFLLGTGIGVYSGWRRGSWLDGLLPVTTFISSVPYFWLGLIAISVFAVKWPLFPFEGGYDNSLVPAFDWPFISSALYHGVLPGVTIVLSAIAGWILGMRNMMVTVSSEDYVMVAQAKGLSERRVMFAYAARNAVLPSISAFALSLGFIVSGTLLVEMVFNYPGIGFQLLQAVGAKDYPLMQGVFLVITLSVLAANLLADMAYAFLDPRTRKEA; encoded by the coding sequence GTGAAGTACATCCTCCAGCGCGTCGCCTTCTACGCCGTCACCGCGTGGGCCGCGATCACCATCAACTTCCTGATCCCCCGTCTGATGCCGGGTGACCCCGTCGAGGCCCTGATGAGCCGCTACCAGGGGCAGCTCGACACCAGCGCGATCGCCTCCCTGAAGGCGCTGTTCGGGCTCGACGAGAACCAGTCCCTCTGGTCGCAGTACACCGACTACTGGTCGCACCTGCTCGACGGCGACCTCGGGCTGTCCTTCACCTTCTTCCCGACCCCGGTCGGTGAGGTGATCTCCCAGGCGCTGCCCTGGACGCTGGCCCTCGTCGGCATCACCACGCTCATCAGCTTCCTGCTCGGCACCGGTATCGGCGTCTACAGCGGCTGGCGGCGCGGCTCCTGGCTGGACGGGCTGCTGCCCGTCACCACCTTCATCTCCTCGGTGCCCTACTTCTGGCTGGGTCTCATCGCCATCTCGGTGTTCGCGGTGAAGTGGCCGCTGTTCCCCTTCGAGGGCGGATACGACAACTCCCTGGTCCCGGCCTTCGACTGGCCGTTCATCTCCAGCGCCCTCTACCACGGGGTACTGCCCGGGGTGACGATCGTGCTCAGCGCCATCGCCGGGTGGATCCTCGGGATGCGCAACATGATGGTGACCGTGTCCTCCGAGGACTACGTCATGGTGGCGCAGGCCAAGGGGCTCTCCGAGCGCAGGGTGATGTTCGCCTACGCCGCGCGCAACGCGGTCCTGCCCAGCATCTCCGCCTTCGCCCTCTCCCTGGGATTCATCGTCAGCGGCACCCTGCTGGTCGAGATGGTCTTCAACTATCCCGGCATCGGCTTCCAACTGCTCCAGGCCGTCGGGGCGAAGGACTACCCCCTGATGCAGGGCGTCTTCCTGGTCATCACGCTCTCCGTGCTCGCCGCCAACCTGCTGGCCGACATGGCCTACGCCTTCCTCGACCCCCGCACCCGCAAGGAGGCATGA